The Acidobacteriota bacterium genome has a segment encoding these proteins:
- a CDS encoding sodium:alanine symporter family protein, giving the protein MIPILILTGIFLTFRLGFVQVRHLRHAFALISGRYDNPHDEGDITHFQALSAALAATIGIGNIAGVATAIHMGGPGAVFWMWVTAFFGMAIKYSSCMLAVRHRKLHEGGSVSGGPMYFIELGLGKSFRWLAVLFATCAAVSSFGTGNMVQSNTVAQGMRAHFGIPPYVTGFVLAVFLCLVIVGGIRRIGQVASRLVPAMCTLYIAGAVVILVHYVRDIPEAFASILQSALAPTAATGGFLGCAVMMTLRWGVARGLFSNESGLGTAPIAHAAAKTKEPVREGLVAMVGPFIDTIIICTMTALVIITTGVWSDSFEKHLPSEAVEIRSGAPEAADHASVSELPPFTGTLHAEQGHVLSPDELSFLARDGLAKDPLLIGRDGNPFTGAIQVEEGSIVSPEVGVRAGVLLTGAELTAEGFKRGLPGTWGNIIVTIGILLFAYSTAISWSYYGDRCVEYLLGAGAVVPYRWVYVLMNFLGAIWKLDSVWAFADLANGLMAVPNLIALVALSTSVAVMTKEYFSREHVPYR; this is encoded by the coding sequence ATGATCCCCATCCTGATCCTTACCGGGATCTTTCTGACTTTCCGTCTCGGTTTCGTGCAGGTGCGCCACTTGCGCCATGCCTTCGCCCTCATCTCCGGCCGCTACGACAACCCTCATGATGAAGGAGATATTACTCATTTCCAGGCGCTCAGCGCGGCGCTGGCCGCCACGATCGGCATCGGGAACATCGCCGGCGTCGCGACCGCCATCCACATGGGAGGCCCCGGCGCGGTCTTCTGGATGTGGGTGACGGCGTTTTTCGGCATGGCCATCAAGTACAGCTCCTGCATGCTGGCGGTGCGACACCGCAAGCTCCACGAGGGCGGCTCCGTGAGCGGAGGCCCGATGTACTTCATCGAGCTCGGCTTGGGTAAAAGTTTTCGATGGCTCGCCGTTTTGTTCGCCACGTGCGCGGCCGTCTCCTCGTTCGGCACCGGAAACATGGTGCAGTCGAACACGGTGGCGCAGGGCATGAGGGCGCACTTTGGAATCCCTCCGTACGTGACGGGCTTCGTGCTCGCGGTTTTCTTATGTCTCGTCATAGTCGGCGGCATCCGGCGCATCGGCCAGGTGGCAAGCCGCCTCGTGCCGGCCATGTGCACGCTCTACATTGCGGGCGCCGTCGTCATCCTGGTCCACTACGTGCGGGACATCCCGGAAGCGTTCGCCTCGATACTTCAAAGCGCCCTCGCCCCCACGGCGGCCACGGGGGGATTCCTCGGGTGCGCCGTGATGATGACCCTGCGCTGGGGGGTGGCGCGGGGACTTTTCTCGAACGAATCGGGGCTGGGGACGGCCCCCATCGCCCACGCCGCGGCGAAAACCAAGGAGCCCGTGCGCGAGGGCCTGGTGGCCATGGTCGGGCCCTTCATCGACACGATCATCATCTGCACCATGACCGCGCTCGTCATCATCACGACGGGCGTGTGGAGCGACAGCTTCGAAAAACACCTTCCTTCCGAGGCAGTGGAGATCCGGAGCGGGGCGCCCGAGGCCGCGGACCATGCGTCGGTTTCTGAATTGCCTCCGTTCACGGGAACCCTTCACGCGGAGCAGGGGCACGTCCTCTCTCCGGATGAGCTCTCCTTCCTTGCCCGCGACGGGTTGGCGAAGGACCCCCTCCTTATCGGGCGGGACGGGAATCCGTTTACGGGCGCAATCCAGGTGGAGGAGGGAAGCATCGTGTCCCCGGAGGTCGGCGTGCGCGCCGGGGTGCTCCTCACGGGAGCGGAACTCACGGCGGAAGGCTTCAAGCGCGGGCTTCCCGGAACGTGGGGCAATATCATCGTGACGATCGGGATTTTGTTGTTCGCCTACTCGACGGCCATCAGCTGGTCCTATTACGGCGACCGCTGCGTGGAATATCTCCTCGGCGCGGGCGCGGTGGTTCCCTACCGGTGGGTTTACGTTCTCATGAATTTTCTAGGAGCCATTTGGAAGCTGGACTCGGTCTGGGCCTTCGCGGACCTGGCGAACGGATTGATGGCTGTGCCGAACCTGATTGCCCTCGTCGCGCTGAGCACGTCCGTGGCGGTCATGACGAAGGAGTATTTCTCGCGCGAGCACGTGCCCTACCGGTAG
- the recN gene encoding DNA repair protein RecN: MLRYLRVRDVALFDDLSVEFSPGLTLFTGETGAGKSLLVGSLVLLAGGRAQEALIRTGADEALVEAAFDVARNAPLQKHLDAGGFEAGEEALLARRIVRGGANRAFVNHSPARAQDLAAVAGFLLDLHGQSEQVFLREISFHRESLDAFAENDSLLEEGAALCAEMKTLEERLEALRSDEKVRAQRVDMLRYQVEEIERAGFSRGDEERLLAEERVLKNAQRFLEAAGESLRLLEGDEDSALARIASAEKQTERLAALDGAFEETQKGLAEAAARIEDAARTLRDKAEGVDLSAQRLEEIQSRLYALDRLKRKYGDSLDSVLDHLDRARAELAELTGEGGSPEKLEADLTALYRRYETWAETLSKRRRKAARALEALMKKEMPRLALERAKFEISIRPLEGEGSPVRLGGVPVRYGPQGSENIEFLFSPNVGEPPKPLAKIASGGELSRVMLALKTALLASDSSRVLIFDEVDQGIGGRAAEAVGERLKALARKHQVLCVTHLPQIAALADHHVRIEKTVEDRRTTVRAKELSTKERVEELARMLAGKDITDSARRHARQLLAPTCPP, encoded by the coding sequence ATGCTTCGCTATCTTCGCGTGCGGGACGTTGCGCTGTTCGACGACCTCTCGGTCGAGTTCTCTCCGGGCCTCACGCTGTTCACTGGAGAAACGGGCGCGGGGAAATCGCTCCTCGTCGGGAGCCTCGTTCTTCTTGCGGGAGGACGTGCGCAGGAAGCGCTGATTCGCACCGGCGCGGACGAGGCGCTGGTTGAAGCCGCGTTTGACGTCGCCCGGAACGCGCCGCTTCAAAAACATCTCGATGCGGGAGGGTTCGAGGCGGGCGAAGAAGCGCTCCTCGCGCGCCGCATCGTGCGCGGCGGCGCGAACCGGGCGTTCGTGAACCATTCGCCGGCGCGCGCCCAGGACCTGGCCGCCGTGGCCGGGTTTCTTCTGGACCTGCACGGCCAGAGCGAGCAGGTCTTCCTTCGGGAAATCTCCTTTCACCGCGAGAGCCTGGACGCGTTCGCCGAGAACGACTCGCTTCTCGAGGAGGGCGCGGCGCTGTGCGCGGAAATGAAGACGCTCGAGGAGCGCCTCGAGGCGCTTCGCTCGGACGAAAAGGTGCGTGCGCAGCGCGTGGACATGCTGCGCTATCAGGTCGAGGAGATTGAACGGGCGGGCTTCTCGCGCGGCGACGAGGAGCGCCTGCTCGCCGAGGAGCGGGTTCTCAAGAACGCCCAGCGCTTCCTCGAAGCGGCGGGCGAGTCGCTTCGGCTGTTGGAGGGCGACGAGGACTCCGCCCTGGCCCGCATCGCGTCGGCGGAGAAACAGACGGAGCGCCTGGCCGCGCTGGACGGGGCGTTCGAGGAGACCCAGAAAGGCCTTGCCGAGGCCGCGGCCCGCATCGAGGACGCCGCCCGGACGCTGCGCGACAAGGCCGAGGGCGTGGACCTGAGCGCGCAGCGCCTCGAAGAAATCCAGAGCCGGCTCTACGCGCTCGACCGCCTGAAGCGCAAGTACGGCGACTCGCTCGACTCGGTGCTCGACCACTTGGACCGCGCCAGGGCGGAGCTCGCGGAGCTGACAGGCGAAGGCGGATCGCCCGAGAAGCTCGAAGCGGACTTGACGGCGCTCTATCGCCGCTACGAGACCTGGGCCGAGACTCTTTCCAAGCGCCGCCGCAAGGCGGCCCGTGCGCTTGAGGCGCTGATGAAAAAGGAGATGCCGCGCCTGGCGCTGGAGCGCGCCAAGTTCGAGATATCCATCCGGCCGCTCGAAGGGGAGGGAAGTCCCGTGCGCCTGGGCGGCGTGCCCGTGCGCTACGGGCCACAGGGCTCGGAAAATATCGAGTTCTTGTTTTCCCCGAACGTCGGAGAGCCTCCCAAGCCCCTTGCGAAGATCGCCTCCGGAGGGGAGCTCTCGCGCGTTATGCTCGCGCTGAAGACGGCGCTTTTGGCCTCGGATTCTTCGCGCGTACTCATCTTCGACGAGGTGGACCAGGGCATCGGCGGGCGCGCGGCCGAGGCCGTGGGCGAAAGGCTGAAGGCCCTCGCGCGCAAGCATCAGGTGCTCTGCGTCACACACCTTCCGCAGATTGCCGCGCTCGCCGACCACCATGTCCGAATCGAAAAAACCGTCGAAGACCGCCGCACCACGGTGCGCGCAAAGGAGCTCTCGACAAAAGAACGCGTCGAAGAGCTGGCGCGCATGCTCGCCGGCAAGGATATTACCGATTCCGCCCGCCGCCACGCCCGCCAGCTGCTTGCCCCGACCTGCCCGCCATAG